The following proteins are encoded in a genomic region of [Eubacterium] hominis:
- a CDS encoding Ig-like domain-containing protein: protein MKNKKIKVSVLLSASLVMNYLPVIAEENSGWINNDGTWSYVKEDGSIAKGWIKDGDCWYAFDDNGAMRTGWIASNEHWYFMGESGVMQADAWVEDNGARYYIKGTGVMAKDYVKDGYELTVDGKAIPLAESKSVVLTAPEALEGEVIEGNLYVDVTTAKALELKGVTVKGKLVVIGDNKTAGKLTITDSKIEAISTQTRNTEVVLSGETEVKTIVLEETAAVTPDKSYKGEVEKIEVQSTTKGEIVIEVPAQEVSTRTYASVDIQAPVESLEVKTDTQIKVNADVKNVVVTESAKDTAIEVSKGSTVGTLTAKAPMKIKGNGTINKVEANVNGVEASKDTVIEDVETNKGVTEAPEINKPSTGGSVGGSGGGGGSTPITYDLSIKEGNQTLAVADTVQLHAIVKPSTANQKVTWQTSNDSVATIDENGLVTAHGLGDCTITASDTYGNKAEINIIVDTVKLTELDSYIDNNTVVVGAD, encoded by the coding sequence ATGAAAAATAAGAAAATAAAAGTAAGTGTACTGCTGTCAGCTTCATTGGTTATGAATTATCTGCCAGTGATTGCTGAAGAAAATTCTGGCTGGATCAATAACGACGGCACATGGTCTTATGTTAAGGAAGATGGCAGTATAGCCAAGGGTTGGATCAAAGATGGTGATTGCTGGTATGCTTTCGATGATAACGGTGCAATGCGTACCGGCTGGATCGCTTCTAATGAACATTGGTATTTCATGGGTGAATCCGGTGTCATGCAGGCAGATGCTTGGGTAGAGGATAACGGCGCCCGCTATTATATTAAAGGTACCGGTGTTATGGCGAAGGATTATGTCAAAGACGGTTATGAATTAACCGTAGACGGCAAAGCCATTCCATTAGCTGAATCAAAATCCGTAGTATTAACAGCTCCAGAAGCATTAGAAGGTGAAGTCATTGAAGGCAACCTGTATGTTGATGTGACAACAGCGAAAGCATTAGAGCTGAAAGGTGTAACTGTAAAAGGCAAATTAGTTGTTATTGGTGACAATAAGACAGCGGGTAAGTTAACGATTACTGATTCAAAGATTGAAGCAATCAGCACACAGACAAGAAATACAGAAGTCGTATTAAGCGGCGAAACAGAAGTTAAGACAATTGTATTGGAAGAAACAGCAGCGGTAACACCTGATAAGAGCTACAAGGGTGAAGTAGAGAAGATTGAAGTACAGTCAACAACAAAGGGTGAAATCGTGATTGAAGTCCCTGCACAGGAAGTAAGTACACGGACATATGCGAGTGTTGATATCCAAGCACCGGTAGAAAGCCTTGAAGTAAAGACAGATACACAAATCAAGGTAAATGCTGATGTGAAGAATGTCGTGGTAACAGAAAGTGCAAAAGATACAGCTATTGAAGTATCAAAAGGCAGTACAGTAGGCACATTAACAGCCAAAGCACCAATGAAGATTAAAGGTAATGGAACAATTAACAAGGTAGAAGCAAATGTTAATGGTGTAGAAGCTAGTAAAGATACGGTAATTGAAGATGTAGAAACCAATAAAGGTGTAACCGAAGCACCAGAAATTAATAAACCATCAACTGGTGGCTCAGTAGGTGGTTCTGGAGGAGGCGGTGGCAGCACACCAATTACTTATGACTTATCAATCAAAGAAGGCAATCAGACTTTAGCGGTTGCAGATACAGTTCAATTGCATGCTATTGTAAAACCTTCAACAGCAAATCAAAAAGTAACATGGCAAACATCAAATGATTCAGTTGCGACAATTGATGAAAATGGTCTAGTAACTGCACATGGCTTAGGTGACTGTACGATTACCGCATCAGATACTTATGGTAATAAAGCAGAAATTAATATTATTGTTGATACTGTTAAATTAACAGAACTAGACTCATATATTGATAATAATACAGTAGTAGTTGGTGCTGACTGA
- the rpsK gene encoding 30S ribosomal protein S11 yields the protein MAKVKKAAAGARKRRVRKNIARGVAHIHSTFNNTIVTITDENGNAIAWSSAGALGFKGSRKSTPFAAQLAGEAAGKAAIDNGMKTVAVNVKGPGPGREAAVRALQVAGLEITLINDVTPIPHNGCRPPKRPRG from the coding sequence ATGGCAAAAGTAAAAAAAGCTGCCGCTGGTGCTCGTAAACGTCGTGTTAGAAAGAATATTGCTCGTGGTGTTGCACACATCCACTCTACATTCAATAACACTATTGTTACAATCACTGACGAAAACGGAAATGCGATTGCATGGTCTAGCGCCGGTGCATTAGGATTCAAAGGTTCTCGTAAATCTACACCATTTGCTGCTCAGTTAGCTGGTGAAGCTGCTGGTAAAGCTGCAATTGATAATGGTATGAAAACTGTTGCTGTTAACGTAAAGGGTCCAGGCCCTGGCCGTGAAGCTGCAGTAAGAGCATTACAAGTAGCAGGATTAGAAATTACATTGATCAATGATGTAACTCCAATTCCACACAATGGATGTCGTCCACCAAAACGACCACGTGGTTAA
- a CDS encoding M15 family metallopeptidase, with protein sequence MKKLLVLSMLLLLVGCKSEPAIEGFTEDQMAELRKHEEVLNKVRDQCEYQESVRLMMDAGAFNADDVELYCQIPLRAELVPSLTTLVTAGYDADQIKTLFDLNFYRPENTARYLNYAADNPQYSLEDVVVRINIGLDVPFFTNTHVIEDASDFGMLINKYNELPEGYEPAELMITPSPCTIGFHFSCSFNDPQYVEKTAGEHFQQLVDAAAEAGIKINAIASYRSYDYQYNLYHYYLNEQGQEYADLYYARPGQSEHNSGLAIDVTMNDMNYNEIELGADYPWLLEHMADYGFILRYPEDKTEYTGFGYESWHLRYVGEEIAKVVMENNWCLEEYYARMDVTK encoded by the coding sequence ATGAAAAAACTTCTTGTATTAAGTATGCTTCTGTTACTGGTGGGATGTAAGAGTGAACCAGCGATTGAAGGCTTTACTGAAGATCAAATGGCAGAGCTGAGGAAGCATGAGGAAGTATTGAATAAAGTAAGAGATCAATGTGAATATCAGGAGTCGGTCAGATTGATGATGGATGCCGGTGCATTTAATGCGGATGATGTAGAGCTTTATTGTCAGATACCGCTGCGTGCTGAGCTGGTGCCGTCGCTGACTACTTTGGTTACCGCTGGTTATGATGCGGATCAGATTAAAACCCTTTTTGATTTGAATTTCTATCGGCCGGAAAATACCGCCCGCTATTTGAATTATGCAGCTGATAACCCACAGTACAGCTTGGAAGATGTTGTAGTAAGAATCAATATCGGTTTAGATGTGCCATTCTTTACGAATACCCATGTCATTGAGGATGCGAGCGATTTCGGCATGCTGATTAATAAATATAATGAATTGCCAGAGGGCTATGAGCCAGCTGAATTGATGATAACCCCAAGTCCATGTACGATTGGTTTTCATTTTTCATGTTCATTTAATGATCCGCAATATGTGGAAAAGACAGCCGGTGAGCATTTTCAGCAGTTAGTTGATGCGGCCGCTGAAGCTGGTATCAAGATTAATGCGATTGCATCGTATCGTTCCTATGACTATCAATACAACCTCTATCATTATTATCTGAATGAGCAAGGTCAGGAATATGCCGATCTATATTATGCAAGACCAGGACAGAGTGAACATAATTCAGGACTGGCGATCGATGTGACGATGAATGATATGAATTATAATGAAATAGAGCTGGGCGCTGATTATCCATGGCTGCTTGAGCATATGGCCGATTATGGCTTCATCCTTCGTTATCCTGAGGATAAGACTGAATACACCGGCTTTGGTTATGAATCATGGCATCTGCGTTATGTCGGTGAAGAAATCGCCAAGGTTGTGATGGAGAACAATTGGTGTCTGGAAGAATATTATGCAAGAATGGATGTGACAAAATGA
- a CDS encoding N-acetylmuramoyl-L-alanine amidase family protein produces the protein MKSNKTRSAMTALVVAAMLCSAAMPIRAAEAQWVNNNGTWSYVKEDGSIAKGWIKDGDCWYAFDDNGAMRTGWIASNEHWYFMGESGVMQADAWVEDNGARYYIKGTGVMAKDYVKDGYELTEDGKAIPLAESKSVVLTAPEALEGEVIEGNLYVDVTTAKALELKGVTVKGKLVVIGDNKTAGKLTITDSKIEAISTQTRNTEVVLSGETEVKTIVLEETAAVTPDKSYKGEVEKIEVQSTTKGEIVIEVPAQEVSTRTYASVDIQAPVESLEVKTDTQIKVNADVKNVVVTESAKDTAIEVSKGSTVGTLTADAPVNIDGKGTINKVEANVDGVEAGKDTVIKNVDKAEDVEQAPEVNKPSTGGSTGGSGGGSTTPTKTEIEKFKEAFETELKGDFKTNAENNGVTVTYSGTTINGDIKTDTKPVWAFVKATILDSIKTVSNNYTDIQSVTINDKDESEKTTGVMAIGDLKSPSVENLENWGNSLFGKTSSEELIALTLADVEGKSYTVEFTLNNSSKVTYTVNLSNQTKIATAKTNLQTKVKTAVSNLNENGLADVSVSNQTISTVFNSAETKISDVHGTGLFGILTTLKQEGVQKYKFNDTASGTEITEPTLEGLLGILANYLSPIDSSDITNTTVSNLVDKDVRVKVTYKENNTTVEVEYTFDFSVKPQTASENATIEG, from the coding sequence ATGAAATCAAACAAAACAAGGTCAGCGATGACTGCTTTAGTCGTAGCTGCAATGCTCTGTTCAGCAGCTATGCCAATCAGAGCGGCTGAGGCTCAATGGGTCAATAACAATGGCACATGGTCTTATGTTAAGGAAGATGGCAGTATAGCCAAGGGTTGGATCAAAGATGGTGATTGCTGGTATGCTTTCGATGATAACGGTGCAATGCGTACCGGCTGGATCGCTTCTAATGAACATTGGTATTTCATGGGTGAATCCGGTGTCATGCAGGCAGATGCTTGGGTAGAGGATAACGGCGCCCGCTATTATATTAAAGGTACCGGTGTTATGGCAAAAGATTATGTCAAAGACGGTTATGAGTTGACTGAAGATGGCAAAGCCATTCCATTAGCTGAGTCAAAATCCGTAGTATTAACAGCTCCAGAAGCATTAGAAGGTGAAGTCATTGAAGGTAACCTGTATGTTGATGTGACAACCGCGAAAGCATTAGAGCTGAAAGGTGTAACTGTAAAAGGTAAATTGGTTGTTATTGGTGACAACAAGACAGCCGGTAAGTTAACAATCACTGATTCAAAGATTGAAGCAATCAGTACACAGACAAGAAATACAGAAGTCGTATTAAGCGGCGAAACAGAAGTTAAGACAATCGTATTGGAAGAAACAGCAGCGGTAACACCTGATAAGAGCTACAAGGGTGAAGTAGAGAAGATTGAAGTACAGTCAACAACAAAGGGTGAAATCGTGATTGAAGTCCCTGCACAGGAAGTAAGTACACGGACATATGCGAGTGTGGATATTCAGGCACCGGTGGAAAGCCTTGAAGTAAAGACGGATACACAAATCAAGGTAAATGCCGATGTTAAGAATGTTGTGGTAACCGAAAGTGCAAAAGATACAGCCATTGAAGTATCAAAAGGCAGTACGGTAGGCACATTAACAGCTGACGCACCAGTAAACATCGATGGAAAAGGTACAATTAACAAAGTTGAAGCGAATGTTGACGGCGTAGAAGCTGGCAAGGATACAGTGATTAAGAATGTAGACAAGGCAGAAGATGTTGAGCAAGCACCGGAAGTAAATAAACCTTCAACTGGCGGCTCAACAGGTGGTTCTGGCGGAGGATCAACAACGCCAACAAAGACAGAAATTGAAAAATTTAAAGAAGCATTTGAAACTGAATTAAAAGGTGATTTCAAAACTAATGCTGAAAATAATGGTGTGACTGTTACGTACAGCGGCACAACAATCAATGGCGACATTAAAACCGATACAAAACCAGTTTGGGCATTTGTGAAAGCTACTATTTTAGATTCAATTAAAACTGTTAGTAATAATTATACTGATATCCAATCTGTGACTATAAATGATAAAGATGAAAGTGAAAAGACAACCGGTGTAATGGCTATTGGTGATTTAAAAAGTCCATCAGTAGAAAATCTTGAAAATTGGGGTAACAGCTTATTTGGAAAAACAAGCTCTGAAGAATTGATTGCCTTAACATTGGCTGATGTTGAGGGTAAATCTTACACAGTTGAATTTACACTGAATAATAGTTCAAAAGTTACATACACAGTAAACCTAAGTAATCAAACAAAAATTGCAACAGCAAAAACAAATCTGCAAACAAAGGTTAAAACAGCTGTTAGCAATTTAAACGAGAATGGTTTAGCAGATGTATCTGTTTCAAATCAAACAATTTCCACAGTATTTAATAGTGCAGAAACAAAGATTTCTGATGTCCATGGAACTGGTCTTTTTGGTATCTTAACCACGCTAAAACAGGAAGGGGTACAAAAATATAAATTCAATGATACAGCATCTGGAACTGAAATCACTGAACCAACTCTTGAAGGATTACTTGGAATCTTAGCAAATTATCTAAGTCCAATTGATTCAAGTGATATAACAAATACAACTGTCAGCAACTTGGTTGATAAAGATGTAAGAGTTAAAGTTACTTACAAAGAAAATAATACTACTGTAGAAGTTGAGTATACCTTTGACTTTTCTGTTAAACCACAAACAGCTTCTGAAAACGCAACAATAGAAGGATAA
- the rpsM gene encoding 30S ribosomal protein S13: protein MARIAGVDIPRDKRVVVSLTYVYGIGPTTARKILADCGISEDVRVKDLTEEQENAIRSKVDGIKVEGDLRREVSLNIKRLMEIGCYRGIRHRKGLPVRGQRTKTNARTRKGPVRTVANKKK from the coding sequence ATGGCTCGTATTGCAGGTGTTGATATTCCACGCGATAAGCGTGTTGTAGTTTCATTAACATATGTATATGGAATCGGCCCGACAACGGCTAGAAAGATTCTTGCAGACTGCGGAATCAGCGAAGATGTTCGTGTTAAGGATTTAACTGAAGAACAAGAAAACGCGATTCGTAGTAAAGTAGACGGTATTAAAGTCGAAGGTGACTTACGCCGTGAAGTTTCATTAAACATCAAGCGTTTAATGGAAATCGGATGCTATCGTGGTATCCGTCATCGTAAAGGTTTACCAGTTCGTGGACAACGCACTAAAACAAATGCGCGTACACGCAAAGGTCCGGTTCGTACAGTAGCGAACAAGAAGAAATAG
- a CDS encoding type II toxin-antitoxin system HicB family antitoxin, whose protein sequence is MKYVYPAIFTPIENGEFDVKIPDLPGCRTCGKDLADAIFMAEDATAMWLWDAESKSESIPAATALPIVAAPQFVNYIVADTDEYRKKHDNRAVKKTLSIPSWLNSQAEQAGVNFSQVLQDALKKRLNVE, encoded by the coding sequence ATGAAATATGTATATCCAGCTATTTTTACCCCTATTGAAAATGGTGAATTCGATGTAAAAATACCTGATCTACCTGGATGCAGAACTTGCGGCAAAGATTTGGCTGATGCAATATTCATGGCTGAAGATGCCACGGCAATGTGGTTATGGGATGCTGAATCTAAATCTGAATCGATTCCTGCAGCTACTGCATTGCCAATTGTAGCAGCACCTCAATTTGTAAATTATATAGTTGCCGATACAGACGAATATCGCAAAAAGCATGATAATCGTGCTGTTAAAAAAACGCTTTCTATTCCTAGTTGGTTAAATAGCCAAGCAGAACAAGCAGGAGTAAATTTCTCACAAGTATTGCAGGATGCATTGAAAAAAAGATTAAACGTAGAATAA
- the rpmJ gene encoding 50S ribosomal protein L36, which yields MKVRPSVKPICDKCRIIKRKGRVMVICENPKHKQRQG from the coding sequence ATGAAAGTAAGACCATCTGTCAAACCAATATGCGATAAGTGCCGCATCATCAAGCGCAAAGGTCGCGTGATGGTAATTTGTGAGAACCCTAAACACAAACAAAGACAAGGGTAA
- a CDS encoding DNA-directed RNA polymerase subunit alpha: MQKFERAHFEVKEYVESESYGKFVIEPLERGFGQTIGNALRRVLLSSLPGAAVFSIKVDGIYHEFTSIPGIMEDVTAIILNIKTLIMEIDTDEVYTLRISKKGPGPVTGGDIICPEGVKVLNKDLYICTLEEDGVLEMELQARIGRGYVSADTNKQMYQTPNQPLGTIYTDSIYTPIERVSYQVEPTRVGQNAKYDKIIFEIWTNGSITPQESVALGSKILIDHLELLTNVHDAVNDMESIMKEAQGEVVNKGLVMMIEDLDLSVRSYNCLKRAGIQTVEELTQKTEDEMMRVRNLGKKSLKEVKDKIYDLGLSFKSFE, from the coding sequence ATGCAAAAATTCGAACGTGCACATTTTGAAGTAAAAGAGTATGTTGAGTCAGAAAGTTACGGAAAATTTGTGATTGAACCGCTTGAAAGAGGGTTCGGCCAAACAATCGGTAACGCATTAAGACGTGTTTTGCTCTCCTCATTACCGGGAGCTGCTGTATTCTCAATTAAAGTTGACGGCATCTACCATGAATTCACATCAATTCCGGGAATCATGGAAGATGTTACAGCAATTATTTTAAATATTAAAACACTGATTATGGAGATCGACACCGATGAAGTGTATACACTGCGTATCTCTAAAAAGGGACCTGGTCCTGTAACGGGCGGCGATATTATCTGTCCGGAGGGTGTAAAGGTTCTGAATAAGGATTTATACATCTGTACATTAGAAGAAGACGGTGTACTCGAAATGGAACTTCAGGCACGTATTGGACGCGGTTATGTAAGTGCTGATACTAATAAGCAAATGTATCAGACACCAAACCAGCCGTTGGGTACTATCTATACTGACTCTATTTACACACCAATCGAAAGAGTTTCCTATCAGGTTGAACCAACTCGTGTTGGTCAAAATGCAAAATATGATAAGATCATTTTTGAAATTTGGACTAACGGATCAATTACTCCTCAGGAATCAGTTGCATTAGGATCAAAAATTCTGATTGACCATCTTGAACTGTTAACAAACGTTCATGATGCTGTTAATGATATGGAATCAATCATGAAAGAAGCTCAGGGCGAAGTTGTCAATAAGGGTCTTGTGATGATGATTGAAGATCTTGATCTTTCTGTTCGTTCATACAACTGTTTAAAACGTGCAGGTATTCAAACTGTTGAAGAACTGACACAAAAAACAGAAGATGAAATGATGAGAGTAAGAAACTTAGGTAAGAAATCACTTAAGGAAGTTAAAGATAAAATTTATGATTTGGGCTTAAGCTTCAAATCATTTGAATAG
- the rplQ gene encoding 50S ribosomal protein L17, protein MWNRRFGRTADHRKAMLRNLATSVILYGSVETTEMKAKDLRSVVDELITLAKRGDLHARRQAASFVRNAVDEKTGQTAVQKLFNEIGPKYQDRKGGYTSVIKTRNRRGDGAPMAIIKLVD, encoded by the coding sequence ATGTGGAATCGTAGATTTGGACGTACTGCTGATCACCGTAAAGCAATGCTTCGTAACTTAGCTACATCTGTAATTTTGTACGGAAGCGTTGAAACGACTGAAATGAAGGCAAAAGACTTACGTTCTGTTGTTGATGAACTGATCACTTTGGCAAAGCGCGGAGATCTTCATGCTCGCCGTCAGGCTGCCAGCTTTGTTCGCAATGCTGTTGATGAAAAAACTGGACAGACTGCAGTTCAAAAACTGTTTAATGAAATCGGACCTAAATACCAAGACCGTAAAGGTGGTTACACTAGCGTAATTAAGACTAGAAATCGCCGCGGTGATGGTGCTCCGATGGCAATTATTAAATTAGTTGACTAA
- a CDS encoding PRD domain-containing protein produces the protein MNSQRLDKIKKYLKVKTAELIETDQLNQNGVDALNCSLDLQLDRANVSRDLNTLWKNGDAIKIQGKPVYYLDYAMLTQHYPDCFFPSVVGKDENFNNYLSQKAAVQSANDDEEILDSLDEIIGATGSLSEAVLNAKSAVSYPPYGIPCLIHGPNGVGKTSFSYHMVNYARKKRNDPKMPVMTVYCQNYQDDPSLFMQALNGSEKKAGLKGNDSIFKLCENGVVILEQIQFLPFSCQNALASIINAASFHNILQSAATPLTTMIIATTDCDEQDERISPLSTSFPIHLQIKDIESRGIYEKIELILDLFRLEAKHIHTDIAVHKDIIALLAAKKFPRNLNQMRNEIQICCSKAYLENPGNKFRKVYVTYQALSIDLLSQSEANSKVNSIAISLLSCIESDYAQFNADGTSQSAAIFKNAPNKFNEHRLNQFVNELNIDVGELDNMENYVRENISVLKDCPPPQLDAIKKSINPYVYQLTLAKLSQRPFFSKLKKNVQLLYGILLHISNYLKRAHEETSSAGQPQSITSQFYPNEYLLAKDIYQSLAQVYNFEVVEREIDFLCSYLVIATQWADHVNIAILLICHGDSVASQYVDYIKRTIEGNYILDCIDYNETMQLNDCLELASIKANQINQGAGVLILTDIEPLTSIGSYIQKNLHIPCRTISNVSLNMLIHFVEASMSAYNNLDTVSNEIKMPEPSSNPTGKHINNFIDQIKDKVISKTVAFIDVDKAVSVLDICFRKTLQDLHIPYTDVLAVKYLCHCTNMLERVIRNETWGFQKINTFSNENYNLMHIVEHRLEYAADTFGVKIPSNEIAYVVQIFLLEK, from the coding sequence ATGAACTCACAACGGCTTGATAAAATCAAAAAGTATTTAAAGGTGAAAACGGCGGAGCTGATTGAAACGGATCAGCTGAATCAGAATGGTGTAGACGCCCTAAATTGTTCATTGGATCTGCAGCTGGACAGAGCGAATGTATCAAGAGATTTAAATACACTTTGGAAGAATGGTGATGCCATCAAGATTCAGGGAAAGCCGGTTTATTATTTAGATTATGCAATGCTTACTCAGCATTATCCGGATTGCTTTTTCCCATCTGTAGTCGGTAAGGATGAAAATTTTAATAATTATCTGTCACAGAAAGCAGCTGTCCAATCTGCAAATGATGATGAAGAAATATTAGATAGTCTTGATGAGATCATCGGGGCGACGGGTTCTTTAAGTGAAGCGGTATTAAATGCGAAGAGTGCGGTAAGTTATCCGCCTTATGGGATTCCATGTCTGATTCATGGCCCCAATGGAGTAGGTAAAACAAGCTTTTCTTATCATATGGTCAACTATGCCCGCAAGAAGCGCAATGATCCTAAAATGCCGGTGATGACGGTGTATTGCCAGAATTATCAAGATGATCCTTCTTTATTTATGCAGGCGTTGAATGGCTCTGAGAAAAAGGCTGGTTTAAAAGGGAATGACAGTATCTTTAAGCTTTGTGAAAATGGTGTTGTGATTCTTGAACAGATTCAGTTTTTACCCTTTTCATGTCAAAACGCGCTGGCTTCTATCATCAATGCCGCGTCCTTTCACAATATCCTGCAGTCAGCCGCCACACCGTTAACCACGATGATAATCGCTACAACTGATTGTGATGAACAGGATGAGCGGATCAGTCCGTTAAGCACATCCTTCCCAATTCATTTACAGATTAAAGATATTGAGTCACGGGGAATTTATGAGAAAATAGAATTGATTTTAGACTTGTTTCGTTTAGAGGCAAAACATATACATACCGATATTGCCGTGCATAAGGATATTATCGCGTTGCTGGCAGCAAAGAAATTTCCGCGTAACTTAAATCAGATGCGCAATGAAATTCAAATTTGCTGTTCAAAGGCTTATTTGGAAAACCCGGGCAATAAGTTTCGCAAGGTATATGTCACATATCAGGCATTATCGATTGATTTGTTATCACAGAGTGAAGCGAACAGTAAAGTAAACAGTATCGCAATCTCACTGCTGTCCTGCATCGAGTCCGATTATGCGCAGTTTAACGCTGATGGAACGAGCCAAAGCGCGGCGATTTTCAAAAACGCACCTAATAAATTTAATGAGCATCGTCTGAATCAATTTGTTAATGAATTGAATATTGATGTTGGGGAATTGGATAACATGGAGAATTATGTCAGGGAGAATATCAGCGTTCTGAAGGATTGTCCGCCGCCTCAGCTTGATGCGATTAAAAAGAGTATCAATCCTTATGTGTATCAATTAACGCTGGCTAAGCTCAGTCAAAGACCATTTTTTTCTAAATTAAAGAAGAATGTACAGCTGTTGTATGGGATTTTGCTGCATATATCTAATTATTTAAAACGCGCGCATGAGGAAACATCGTCAGCAGGCCAGCCGCAGTCAATTACATCACAGTTTTATCCAAATGAATATTTACTCGCGAAAGATATTTATCAGTCATTGGCACAGGTGTATAATTTTGAGGTTGTTGAGCGTGAGATTGATTTTCTTTGTTCATATTTAGTAATTGCTACACAATGGGCCGATCATGTTAATATCGCGATTTTATTAATCTGTCATGGTGACAGTGTGGCTTCACAGTATGTTGATTATATCAAAAGGACAATTGAGGGAAACTATATTCTGGACTGCATCGACTATAACGAAACAATGCAGCTTAATGACTGTCTTGAATTGGCAAGTATAAAGGCCAATCAAATAAATCAGGGGGCCGGAGTGCTGATCTTGACAGATATTGAGCCGCTGACTTCAATTGGCTCATATATTCAGAAGAACCTGCACATCCCTTGCCGGACAATTAGCAATGTGTCTTTGAATATGCTGATACATTTTGTGGAAGCATCAATGAGTGCCTATAATAATTTAGATACAGTAAGCAATGAAATAAAAATGCCGGAGCCTTCATCGAATCCAACCGGCAAGCATATTAATAATTTTATTGATCAGATTAAGGATAAGGTAATATCAAAGACAGTGGCGTTTATTGATGTGGATAAAGCCGTTTCTGTACTTGATATCTGTTTCAGAAAAACATTGCAGGATCTGCATATACCGTATACAGATGTATTAGCTGTTAAATATCTATGTCATTGCACGAATATGCTGGAACGGGTAATTCGTAATGAAACTTGGGGATTCCAGAAGATTAATACATTTTCTAATGAAAATTATAATTTGATGCATATTGTGGAGCATCGTTTGGAATATGCCGCGGATACGTTTGGTGTAAAGATACCTTCCAATGAGATTGCTTATGTGGTACAGATATTTTTGTTAGAGAAGTGA